The proteins below are encoded in one region of Canis lupus familiaris isolate Mischka breed German Shepherd chromosome 21, alternate assembly UU_Cfam_GSD_1.0, whole genome shotgun sequence:
- the DENND2B gene encoding DENN domain-containing protein 2B isoform X3 encodes MTMTANKNSSITHGAGGTKAPRGTLSRSQSVSPPPVLSPPRSPIYPLSDSETSACRYPSRSSSRLLLKDWHPRDLSPPDPQAPSPDTSPPVCPLKTTNFSDLDRSPSVCKREDQKDGVLGAAQDVEGVAACLPLAQSTPSLGPTTGPRSCFLNRTGTRAHSLGIREKISAWEGRREASPRMSVCGEKREGSGGEWALSEGCPSVAPSPCSSEKAFDFKGLRRMSRTFSECSYPETEEEGEALPVRDSFYRLERRAGRGEPGAFLRGHGSRRESSAVLSRIQKIEQALKEQPGRGLPQLPSSCYSVDRGRRKTGTLGTLEEPTGSTSVSTGSRAGGVAGVGGEAGPPLEREGSGSTKPGTPGNSPSSQLLPSKSSPDPAVNPVPKPKRTFEYEADKNPKSKPSNGLPPSPTPAAPPPLPSTPAPPVTRRPKKDLRGHRKSQSRKSFEFEDASSLQSLYPSSPTENGTESQPKFGSKSTLEENAYEDIVGDLPKENPYEDVDLKSRRAGRKSQQLCENSLDSLHRMWGPQDRKYNNPPTQLSLKPSSQSLRSGNWSERKSHRLPRLPKRHSHDDMLLLAQLSLPSSPSSLNEDSLSTTSELLSSRRARRIPKLVQRINSIYNAKRGKKRLKKLSMSSIETASLRDENSESESDSDDRFKAHTQRLVHIQSMLKRAPSYRTLELELLEWQERELFEYFVVVSLKKKPSRNTYLPEVSYQFPKLDRPTKQMREAEERLKAIPQFCFPDAKDWLPVSEYSSETFSFMLTGEDGSRRFGYCRRLLPSGKGPRLPEVYCVISRLGCFGLFSKVLDEVERRRGISAALVYPFMRSLMESPFPAPGKTIKVKTFLPGAGNEVLELRRPMDSRLEHVDFECLFTCLSVRQLIRIFASLLLERRVIFVADKLSTLSSCSHAVVALLYPFSWQHTFIPVLPASMIDIVCCPTPFLVGLLSSSLPKLKELPVEEALMVNLGSDRFIRQMDDEDTLLPRKLQAALEQALERKNELISQDSDSDSDDECNTLNGLVSEVFIRFFVETVGHYSLFLTQSEKGERAFQREAFRKSVASKSIRRFLEVFMESQMFAGFIQDRELRKCRAKGLFEQRVEQYLEELPDTEQSGMNKFLRGLGNKMKFLHKKN; translated from the exons GTCTCAGTCAGTCTCTCCACCTCCAGTCCTGTCCCCACCGAGGAGTCCCATCTACCCGCTCAGTGATAGCGAGACGTCTGCCTGCAGGTACCCAAGCCGCTCCAGCTCCCGGCTGCTCCTCAAGGACTGGCACCCCCGTGATCTTTCACCCCCAGATCCTCAAGCTCCCTCCCCAGACACTTCACCACCCGTCTGTCCCCTCAAGACCACCAACTTCAGTGATTTGGACAGAAGCCCTTCGGTGTGCAAGAGAGAGGACCAGAAGGACGGTgtcctgggggcagcccaggaTGTAGAGGGAGTAGCTGCTTGCCTCCCCCTTGCCCAGAGCACCCCATCCCTAGGGCCAACAACCGGCCCACGGAGTTGCTTTCTGAACCGCACTGGCACCCGTGCCCACAGCCTGGGCATCCGGGAGAAGATCTCAGCATGGGAGGGGCGCCGAGAGGCTTCGCCCAGGATGAGTGTGTGCGGGGAGAAGCGAGAGGGCTCTGGGGGCGAGTGGGCGCTCAGTGAGGGTTGTCCCAGCGTGGCGCCATCCCCCTGCAGCTCAGAAAAAGCCTTCGATTTCAAGGGCCTCCGGAGGATGAGCAGGACCTTCTCAGAGTGCTCCTACCCTGAGAccgaggaggagggagaggcgcTCCCTGTCCGGGACTCTTTCTATCGGCTGGAGAGACGGGCAGGCCGGGGTGAGCCCGGCGCCTTCCTCAGGGGGCacggcagcaggagagagagctcCGCAGTGCTGAGTCGGATCCAGAAAATTGAACAGGCCCTGAAGGAGCAGCCGGGCCGGGgcctgccccagctccccagcaGCTGCTACAGTGTAGACCGAGGGAGAAGGAAGACTGGGACCTTGGGCACCTTGGAGGAACCGACGGGGAGCACGAGTGTGAGCACTGGCAGCCGGGCAGGAGGAGTGGCCGGAGTTGGGGGGGAGGCAGGCCCACCCCTGGAGAGGGAAGGCAGTGGCTCCACTAAGCCAGGGACCCCTGGAAATAGCCCGAGCTCTCAGCTGCTGCCATCCAAGAGCTCCCCTGATCCCGCTGTGAACCCTGTCCCCAAACCCAAGCGCACCTTTGAATATGAGGCTGACAAGAACCCCAAGAGTAAGCCAAGCAATGGTCTACCTCCTTCGCCCACACCTGCTGCTCCaccccccctgccctccaccccagccccaccagtCACTCGGAGACCCAAGAAGGACCTGCGTGGTCACCGCAAGTCCCAGAGCAG AAAATCCTTTGAGTTTGAGGATGCATCCAGTCTCCAGTCCCTGTACCCCTCTTCTCCCACTGAGAATGGTACTGAGAGCCAACCCAAGTTTGGATCCAAAAGCACTTTAGAAGAGAATGCCTATGAAGATATTGTGG GAGATCTGCCCAAGGAGAATCCATATGAGGATGTGGACTTAAAGAGCCGAAGAGCAGGACGAAAATCACAGCAATTGTGCGAAAACTCCTTGGACTCTTTGCACAGGATGTGGGGTCCTCAGGACAGGAAGTACAACAACCCACCCACTCAG CTCTCTCTGAAGCCCAGCAGCCAGTCCTTGCGCAGTGGGAACTGGTCAGAGAGGAAGAGCCACAGACTGCCGCGATTACCCAAGAGGCACAGCCATGACGACATGCTGCTGCTGGCTCAGCTGAGCCTGCCGTCTTCACCCTCCAGCCTCAACGAGGACAGCCTTAGCACCACCAGCGAGTTGCTGTCCAGCCGCAGGGCCCGGCGCATTCCTAAG CTTGTCCAAAGAATTAACTCCATCTACAATGCCAAGAGGGGAAAGAAGAGGTTAAAAAAGCTGTCTATGTCCAGCATTGAGACAGCATCACTAAGAG ATGAGAATAGTGAGAGCGAGAGCGACTCTGACGACAGGTTCAAAG cccacacgCAGCGCCTGGTCCACATCCAGTCAATGTTGAAGCGTGCACCCAGCTATCGGACCCTGGAGCTGGAACTGCTCGAGTGGCAGGAGCGGGAGCTTTTTGAGTACTTTGTGGTGGTGTCCCTCAAGAAGAAGCCATCTCGAAACACCTACCTCCCTGAAGTCTCCTACCAGTTTCCCAAG CTGGACCGACCCACCAAGCAGATgcgggaggcagaggagaggctcAAGGCCATTCCCCAGTTTTGCTTCCCTGATGCCAAGGACTGGCTTCCTGTGTCAGAGTATAGCAG TGAGACTTTCTCTTTCATGCTGACTGGGGAAGACGGCAGCAGACGCTTTGGCTACTGCAGGCGCTTACTG CCAAGTGGGAAAGGGCCTCGGTTGCCAGAGGTATACTGTGTCATCAGCCGCCTTGGCTGCTTCGGCTTGTTTTCCAAG GTCCTAGATGAGGTGGAGCGCCGGCGTGGGATCTCTGCTGCCTTGGTCTATCCCTTCATGAGAAGTCTAATGGAATCGCCCTTCCCTGCCCCCGGGAAAACCATCAAAGTGAAGACCTTTCTTCCAGGTGCTGGCAATGAG GTGTTAGAGCTGCGGCGGCCTATGGATTCCCGACTGGAGCATGTGGACTTCGAGTGCCTTTTTACCTGCCTCAGTGTGCGCCAGCTCATCCGAATCTTTGCCTCGCTGCTGCTGGAGCGCCGGGTCATTTTTGTGGCAGATAAGCTCAG TACCCTTTCCAGCTGCTCCCATGCTGTGGTGGCCTTGCTCTACCCCTTCTCCTGGCAGCACACATTCATTCCTGTCCTTCCGGCCTCCATGATTGACATCGTCTGCTGTCCCACACCCTTCCTGGTTGGCCTGCTCTCCAGCTCCCTCCCCAAACTGAAGGAGCTGCCTGTGGAGGAG GCACTGATGGTGAATCTAGGATCTGACCGATTCATCCGACAG ATGGATGACGAGGACACGCTGTTACCGAGGAAGTTACAGGCAGCTCTGGAGCAGGCTCTAGAGAGGAAGAATGAACTGATCTCCCAGGACTCTGACAGTGACTCCGATGATG AATGTAATACCCTCAATGGGCTGGTGTCGGAGGTGTTTATCCGATTCTTTGTGGAGACTGTTGGGCACTACTCCCTCTTCCTGACTcagagtgagaaaggagagagggccTTTCAGCGAGAGGCCTTCCGCAAGTCTGTGGCCTCCAAGAGCATCCGCCGTTTTCTTGAGGTTTTTATGGAGTCTCAGATGTTTGCTGGCTTCATTCAAGACAGGGAGCTAAGAAAGTGTCGGGCAAAGG
- the DENND2B gene encoding DENN domain-containing protein 2B isoform X4: MTMTANKNSSITHGAGGTKAPRGTLSRKSFEFEDASSLQSLYPSSPTENGTESQPKFGSKSTLEENAYEDIVGDLPKENPYEDVDLKSRRAGRKSQQLCENSLDSLHRMWGPQDRKYNNPPTQLSLKPSSQSLRSGNWSERKSHRLPRLPKRHSHDDMLLLAQLSLPSSPSSLNEDSLSTTSELLSSRRARRIPKLVQRINSIYNAKRGKKRLKKLSMSSIETASLRDENSESESDSDDRFKAHTQRLVHIQSMLKRAPSYRTLELELLEWQERELFEYFVVVSLKKKPSRNTYLPEVSYQFPKLDRPTKQMREAEERLKAIPQFCFPDAKDWLPVSEYSSETFSFMLTGEDGSRRFGYCRRLLPSGKGPRLPEVYCVISRLGCFGLFSKVLDEVERRRGISAALVYPFMRSLMESPFPAPGKTIKVKTFLPGAGNEVLELRRPMDSRLEHVDFECLFTCLSVRQLIRIFASLLLERRVIFVADKLSTLSSCSHAVVALLYPFSWQHTFIPVLPASMIDIVCCPTPFLVGLLSSSLPKLKELPVEEALMVNLGSDRFIRQMDDEDTLLPRKLQAALEQALERKNELISQDSDSDSDDECNTLNGLVSEVFIRFFVETVGHYSLFLTQSEKGERAFQREAFRKSVASKSIRRFLEVFMESQMFAGFIQDRELRKCRAKGLFEQRVEQYLEELPDTEQSGMNKFLRGLGNKMKFLHKKN; the protein is encoded by the exons AAAATCCTTTGAGTTTGAGGATGCATCCAGTCTCCAGTCCCTGTACCCCTCTTCTCCCACTGAGAATGGTACTGAGAGCCAACCCAAGTTTGGATCCAAAAGCACTTTAGAAGAGAATGCCTATGAAGATATTGTGG GAGATCTGCCCAAGGAGAATCCATATGAGGATGTGGACTTAAAGAGCCGAAGAGCAGGACGAAAATCACAGCAATTGTGCGAAAACTCCTTGGACTCTTTGCACAGGATGTGGGGTCCTCAGGACAGGAAGTACAACAACCCACCCACTCAG CTCTCTCTGAAGCCCAGCAGCCAGTCCTTGCGCAGTGGGAACTGGTCAGAGAGGAAGAGCCACAGACTGCCGCGATTACCCAAGAGGCACAGCCATGACGACATGCTGCTGCTGGCTCAGCTGAGCCTGCCGTCTTCACCCTCCAGCCTCAACGAGGACAGCCTTAGCACCACCAGCGAGTTGCTGTCCAGCCGCAGGGCCCGGCGCATTCCTAAG CTTGTCCAAAGAATTAACTCCATCTACAATGCCAAGAGGGGAAAGAAGAGGTTAAAAAAGCTGTCTATGTCCAGCATTGAGACAGCATCACTAAGAG ATGAGAATAGTGAGAGCGAGAGCGACTCTGACGACAGGTTCAAAG cccacacgCAGCGCCTGGTCCACATCCAGTCAATGTTGAAGCGTGCACCCAGCTATCGGACCCTGGAGCTGGAACTGCTCGAGTGGCAGGAGCGGGAGCTTTTTGAGTACTTTGTGGTGGTGTCCCTCAAGAAGAAGCCATCTCGAAACACCTACCTCCCTGAAGTCTCCTACCAGTTTCCCAAG CTGGACCGACCCACCAAGCAGATgcgggaggcagaggagaggctcAAGGCCATTCCCCAGTTTTGCTTCCCTGATGCCAAGGACTGGCTTCCTGTGTCAGAGTATAGCAG TGAGACTTTCTCTTTCATGCTGACTGGGGAAGACGGCAGCAGACGCTTTGGCTACTGCAGGCGCTTACTG CCAAGTGGGAAAGGGCCTCGGTTGCCAGAGGTATACTGTGTCATCAGCCGCCTTGGCTGCTTCGGCTTGTTTTCCAAG GTCCTAGATGAGGTGGAGCGCCGGCGTGGGATCTCTGCTGCCTTGGTCTATCCCTTCATGAGAAGTCTAATGGAATCGCCCTTCCCTGCCCCCGGGAAAACCATCAAAGTGAAGACCTTTCTTCCAGGTGCTGGCAATGAG GTGTTAGAGCTGCGGCGGCCTATGGATTCCCGACTGGAGCATGTGGACTTCGAGTGCCTTTTTACCTGCCTCAGTGTGCGCCAGCTCATCCGAATCTTTGCCTCGCTGCTGCTGGAGCGCCGGGTCATTTTTGTGGCAGATAAGCTCAG TACCCTTTCCAGCTGCTCCCATGCTGTGGTGGCCTTGCTCTACCCCTTCTCCTGGCAGCACACATTCATTCCTGTCCTTCCGGCCTCCATGATTGACATCGTCTGCTGTCCCACACCCTTCCTGGTTGGCCTGCTCTCCAGCTCCCTCCCCAAACTGAAGGAGCTGCCTGTGGAGGAG GCACTGATGGTGAATCTAGGATCTGACCGATTCATCCGACAG ATGGATGACGAGGACACGCTGTTACCGAGGAAGTTACAGGCAGCTCTGGAGCAGGCTCTAGAGAGGAAGAATGAACTGATCTCCCAGGACTCTGACAGTGACTCCGATGATG AATGTAATACCCTCAATGGGCTGGTGTCGGAGGTGTTTATCCGATTCTTTGTGGAGACTGTTGGGCACTACTCCCTCTTCCTGACTcagagtgagaaaggagagagggccTTTCAGCGAGAGGCCTTCCGCAAGTCTGTGGCCTCCAAGAGCATCCGCCGTTTTCTTGAGGTTTTTATGGAGTCTCAGATGTTTGCTGGCTTCATTCAAGACAGGGAGCTAAGAAAGTGTCGGGCAAAGG